One Oharaeibacter diazotrophicus DNA segment encodes these proteins:
- the puuE gene encoding allantoinase PuuE, whose protein sequence is MDPNYPRDLIGYGRNAPDAAWPDGANVAVQFVINYEEGGENCILHGDAASEAFLSEIVGAQPWPGQRHMNMESIYEYGSRAGFWRLWRLFTGRNVPVTVYGVATALARNPEVVAAMKEADWEIASHGLKWIEYKDFSPEAERAHMLEAIRIHEEVTGARPLGWYTGRCSENTTRLAMEEGGFLYTSDAYADDLPYWLEGPNGPHLVIPYTLDTNDMRFATNQGFNAGDQFFNYLKDSFDVLYAEGAAGSPKLLNVGLHCRLVGRPGRVAALARFLDYVLSHDKVWLPRRIDIAWHWIAHHKPA, encoded by the coding sequence ATGGACCCGAACTATCCCCGCGACCTCATCGGCTACGGACGCAACGCCCCGGACGCCGCTTGGCCCGACGGCGCCAACGTGGCCGTCCAGTTCGTGATCAACTACGAAGAGGGCGGGGAGAACTGCATCCTCCACGGCGACGCCGCCTCGGAGGCCTTCCTGAGCGAGATCGTCGGCGCCCAGCCCTGGCCGGGCCAGCGCCACATGAACATGGAATCGATCTACGAATACGGCTCCCGCGCCGGCTTCTGGCGGCTGTGGCGGCTGTTCACGGGGAGGAACGTCCCGGTCACCGTCTACGGCGTCGCCACCGCGCTCGCCCGCAATCCCGAGGTGGTCGCGGCGATGAAGGAGGCGGACTGGGAGATCGCCTCGCACGGGCTCAAGTGGATCGAATACAAGGACTTTTCGCCCGAGGCCGAGCGCGCGCACATGCTCGAGGCGATTCGGATCCACGAGGAGGTCACCGGCGCCCGGCCGCTCGGCTGGTACACCGGCCGCTGCTCGGAGAACACCACCCGCCTCGCGATGGAGGAGGGCGGTTTCCTCTATACGTCCGATGCTTACGCCGACGATTTGCCATATTGGCTCGAGGGGCCGAACGGGCCGCATCTGGTGATCCCCTACACCCTCGACACCAACGACATGCGCTTCGCCACCAACCAGGGCTTCAATGCCGGCGACCAGTTCTTCAACTACCTGAAGGACAGCTTCGACGTGCTCTACGCCGAAGGCGCGGCCGGCAGTCCGAAGCTGCTCAACGTCGGTCTCCACTGCCGCCTCGTCGGCCGCCCGGGCCGCGTCGCCGCGCTCGCGCGCTTCCTCGACTACGTGCTCTCGCACGACAAGGTCTGGTTGCCGCGGCGCATCGACATCGCGTGGCACTGGATCGCGCACCACAAGCCGGCCTGA
- a CDS encoding transferase produces MASRPVERQDPAAPPSHHPVDGRFAIARAELEAMRVFLAERRPSSGPEALDLLRKAFPAAPLAERVKVATEARAVRFG; encoded by the coding sequence ATGGCGTCCCGGCCCGTCGAGCGTCAGGACCCCGCCGCCCCGCCGTCGCACCATCCGGTCGACGGCCGTTTCGCGATCGCCCGGGCCGAGCTCGAGGCGATGCGCGTCTTCCTCGCCGAGCGACGACCATCCTCGGGCCCCGAGGCCCTCGACCTCCTGCGCAAGGCCTTCCCCGCCGCCCCGCTCGCCGAGCGGGTCAAGGTCGCGACCGAGGCCCGGGCGGTCCGGTTCGGCTGA
- the pssA gene encoding CDP-diacylglycerol--serine O-phosphatidyltransferase, with amino-acid sequence MTNIFPPVDPYDEPPGPVRRLGRRIPIRAIVPNLVTLLALCAGLTSIRLTFEGRFELAVYFILAAAVLDGLDGRIARYLRSTSRFGAELDSLSDFLAFGVAPAILLFGWILHGVKSFGWMAAMIFAIAGALRLARFNAMLDTEKPAWQGNFFTGVPAPAGAITVLLPVYLAQTGLQVPPEAAPAVGVYVVLVALLMVSRIPTFSGKKLGRVRRDLVLPVLVGVVAAVALFASFPFEMLAAATIAYLVFVPFGWRSWNRLARAHGTPEAEVGFEGPAEGGEEEDDDDEPEARPSADPRP; translated from the coding sequence ATGACCAACATCTTCCCGCCCGTCGATCCCTACGACGAACCGCCCGGCCCGGTGCGCCGGCTCGGCCGCCGCATCCCGATCCGGGCGATCGTGCCCAATCTCGTCACGCTGCTGGCGCTCTGCGCCGGGCTGACCTCGATCCGCCTCACCTTCGAGGGGCGCTTCGAACTGGCGGTCTACTTCATCCTCGCCGCCGCCGTCCTCGACGGCCTCGACGGCCGGATCGCGCGTTACCTGCGCTCGACCTCGCGCTTCGGCGCCGAACTCGATTCGCTCAGCGATTTCCTGGCCTTCGGCGTCGCGCCGGCGATCCTGCTGTTCGGCTGGATCCTGCACGGGGTGAAGTCGTTCGGCTGGATGGCGGCGATGATCTTCGCGATCGCCGGCGCGCTCCGCCTCGCCCGCTTCAACGCCATGCTCGACACCGAGAAGCCGGCCTGGCAGGGCAACTTCTTCACCGGGGTGCCGGCACCCGCCGGCGCCATCACCGTGCTGTTGCCGGTCTACCTCGCCCAGACCGGGCTCCAGGTGCCGCCCGAGGCGGCGCCGGCGGTCGGCGTCTACGTGGTGCTGGTGGCGCTCCTGATGGTCAGCCGGATCCCGACCTTCTCCGGCAAGAAGCTCGGCCGGGTCCGGCGCGATCTCGTGCTGCCGGTGCTGGTCGGCGTCGTCGCCGCGGTGGCGCTGTTCGCGAGCTTCCCGTTCGAGATGCTGGCGGCGGCCACCATCGCCTACCTCGTCTTCGTGCCGTTCGGCTGGCGGTCGTGGAACCGGCTCGCCCGCGCCCACGGCACCCCGGAGGCCGAGGTCGGTTTCGAGGGGCCCGCGGAGGGGGGCGAGGAAGAGGACGACGACGACGAGCCGGAGGCGCGGCCCTCGGCCGATCCCCGGCCCTGA
- a CDS encoding phosphatidylserine decarboxylase gives MSILASVRNAVPPIHPEGHRFIAIFAVVTVLVGWFVAPLFWIGLALTIWCALFFRDPARVTPVTPTLVISPADGRISSVAMAVPPRELGLGDVPRLRICVFMNVFDVHVNRMPVTGRISRIAYRAGKFLNAELDKASEDNERNGLVIDRADGRQVAVVQIAGLIARRILSFAREGEELVVGDRFGLIRFGSRVDVYLPAGATALVAEGARAVAGETVLADLDGERPTPIVRIA, from the coding sequence ATGTCCATTCTCGCCTCGGTCAGGAACGCGGTCCCGCCGATCCACCCGGAGGGTCACCGCTTCATCGCGATCTTCGCGGTTGTGACGGTCCTGGTCGGCTGGTTCGTCGCGCCGCTGTTCTGGATCGGCCTCGCGCTGACGATCTGGTGCGCGCTGTTCTTCCGCGATCCCGCCCGCGTCACCCCGGTGACGCCGACCCTCGTCATCAGCCCGGCGGACGGGCGGATCTCGTCGGTGGCGATGGCGGTGCCGCCGCGCGAACTCGGCCTCGGCGACGTGCCGCGCCTGCGCATCTGCGTGTTCATGAACGTGTTCGACGTCCACGTGAACCGGATGCCGGTCACCGGTCGGATCAGCCGGATCGCCTACCGCGCTGGCAAGTTCCTCAACGCCGAGCTCGACAAGGCCAGCGAGGACAACGAGCGCAACGGTCTGGTGATCGACCGCGCCGACGGCCGGCAGGTCGCGGTGGTGCAGATCGCCGGCCTGATCGCCCGCCGTATCCTGTCCTTCGCCCGCGAGGGCGAGGAACTCGTGGTCGGCGACCGCTTCGGCCTGATCCGCTTCGGCTCGCGCGTCGACGTCTACCTGCCCGCCGGCGCCACCGCCCTGGTCGCCGAGGGTGCGCGTGCCGTCGCCGGCGAGACCGTGCTCGCCGACCTCGACGGCGAGCGGCCGACCCCGATCGTGCGGATCGCCTGA